A single genomic interval of Planctomycetota bacterium harbors:
- a CDS encoding NAD+ synthase yields MRIALAQINPTVGAVAANTAKIIDAVARGREAGAELVVLPELAVAGYPPKDLLLKPAMLDQCQSAITKIAAACEGVTAIVGYPAVSDRPTGRTLYNAAAVCRDGKLVHRHVKSLLPTYDVFDETRYFEPGPAVDLTEHDGVKLGISVCEDLWNSAEMFSRQLYHDNPIDQLAAAGAQLFINCSASPFVTRKHDFRLQLFKNVAARHHLPLVYVNQVGGNDELVFDGNSCVVDANGNVIAHAKDFEEDLLVVDLVVTGAKPQAASRIEKPRSGMAAVYAALVLGLRDYCRKCGFKSLVVGLSGGIDSAVTAALAAAAVGAANVTGVAMPSRYSSSGSLSDAASLAANLHIQFATIPIEPAHQAMEQMLTPALGELNDITAQNLQARVRGQILMAFSNQQGSMLVTTGNKSEIAVGYCTLYGDMAGGLAVLSDVPKTMVYELARHINAVELPGVIPIDSITKPPSAELRPNQTDQDTLPPYDVLDDIIERYVERHDSVPRIVADTKYDLSTVSRVALLIDRNEYKRKQAAPGLKITGRAFGFGRRMPIAQRFDPSAET; encoded by the coding sequence ATGCGGATCGCCCTTGCACAGATCAACCCGACCGTCGGAGCCGTCGCCGCCAACACGGCGAAGATCATCGACGCCGTCGCGCGCGGCCGGGAAGCCGGGGCGGAACTGGTCGTGCTGCCGGAATTGGCGGTGGCGGGCTATCCGCCGAAGGATTTACTGCTCAAGCCGGCGATGCTCGATCAGTGTCAGTCCGCCATCACGAAGATCGCCGCGGCGTGCGAAGGCGTGACCGCGATCGTCGGATACCCGGCCGTGTCGGATCGGCCGACGGGGCGGACGCTCTACAACGCCGCCGCCGTGTGCCGCGACGGGAAGCTTGTGCATCGGCATGTCAAAAGTCTGTTGCCGACGTATGACGTGTTCGACGAGACGCGCTACTTCGAGCCGGGACCGGCGGTGGACTTGACGGAGCACGACGGCGTGAAGCTGGGCATCAGCGTGTGCGAGGATCTGTGGAACTCGGCCGAGATGTTCAGCCGGCAGCTTTATCACGACAACCCCATCGACCAGCTCGCCGCGGCGGGAGCGCAGCTTTTCATCAACTGCTCCGCCTCGCCCTTCGTCACGCGCAAGCACGACTTCCGCCTCCAGCTTTTCAAGAACGTCGCGGCTCGCCATCATCTGCCGCTCGTCTACGTCAACCAGGTCGGCGGGAACGACGAGCTGGTGTTCGATGGCAATAGCTGCGTCGTTGATGCGAACGGCAACGTGATCGCCCATGCGAAGGATTTTGAGGAGGACCTGCTGGTCGTCGATCTGGTTGTGACGGGTGCTAAGCCGCAAGCGGCTTCACGCATCGAGAAGCCGCGCAGCGGGATGGCGGCGGTGTATGCGGCGTTGGTGCTGGGGCTGCGCGATTACTGCCGCAAGTGCGGGTTCAAGTCGCTGGTTGTCGGGCTCAGCGGCGGGATCGACTCGGCGGTGACGGCGGCGCTGGCGGCGGCGGCGGTTGGCGCGGCGAACGTCACGGGCGTCGCCATGCCAAGCCGCTACTCATCGAGCGGCAGTCTGAGCGACGCGGCTTCGCTGGCGGCGAACCTCCACATCCAATTCGCCACGATCCCCATCGAGCCGGCGCATCAGGCGATGGAGCAGATGCTCACGCCCGCCCTCGGCGAACTCAACGACATCACCGCGCAGAATCTCCAGGCCCGCGTGCGCGGACAGATCCTCATGGCCTTCTCCAATCAGCAGGGCTCCATGCTCGTCACCACCGGCAACAAGAGCGAAATCGCCGTCGGATACTGCACGCTCTACGGTGATATGGCCGGCGGACTGGCCGTGCTCAGCGATGTGCCCAAGACGATGGTGTACGAACTGGCCAGGCACATCAACGCGGTCGAGCTTCCCGGCGTGATCCCGATCGATTCGATCACCAAACCGCCCAGCGCCGAGCTGCGGCCGAACCAGACGGACCAGGACACGCTCCCGCCCTACGACGTGCTCGACGACATCATCGAGCGTTATGTCGAGCGACACGATTCCGTCCCGCGCATCGTCGCCGACACGAAGTATGACCTGTCGACCGTGTCCCGCGTCGCGCTGCTCATCGACCGCAATGAGTACAAGCGCAAACAGGCCGCGCCGGGTTTGAAAATCACCGGCCGGGCGTTCGGGTTCGGGCGTCGCATGCCCATCGCCCAGCGCTTCGACCCGTCCGCCGAGACATGA